One genomic region from Falco rusticolus isolate bFalRus1 chromosome 19, bFalRus1.pri, whole genome shotgun sequence encodes:
- the HAX1 gene encoding HCLS1-associated protein X-1 isoform X1: protein MSFYDVFRGFFGFPGRHRPRDPLFGGTAWDEEEEEDDDGPAPPQPPHDFAFGFGFSPDGTRGAFEELFRDMGELLGVFGGSWARPPPPLEPPLPGPSEGSAGRPLRDSMLKQPDAPSAVPGGPEGARDPPRPWRPFLGLDDAPPASPGPKEDQDLDSHVSSAGLGTILKPDEPKSRSYFQSVSVTKVTLPDGAVEERRTVQDSQGRRETTVTRRRGDQAFITTTKEDGQSKDYREEVVNMDDRELAQFAGTWPQQDELCAPKLSDPSSVLGNFFRRWFSS, encoded by the exons ATGAGCTTTTACGACGTGTTTCGTGGCTTCTTCGGGTTCCCGGGCCGGCACAG GCCCCGGGACCCGCTGTTCGGCGGCACGGCGTgggacgaggaggaggaggaggatgatgacggcccggccccgccgcagcccccccacGACTTTGCCTTCGGCTTCGGCTTCAGCCCCGACGGGACCCGCGGCGCCTTCGAGGAGCTGTTCCGGGACATGGGCGAGCTCCTGGGGGTCTTTGGGGGGAGCTGGGCcaggcccccgccgcccctcg agccccccctgcccggccccagtGAGGGCAGTGCGGGGCGGCCGCTGCGGGACTCCATGCTGAAGCAGCCGGACGCTCCCAGCGCGGTTCCGGGGGGGCCTGAGGGTGCCAGGGACCCTCCCCGGCCCTGGAGACCCTTCCTGGGG CTGGACGATGCTCCCCCAGCTTCTCCTGGCCCGAAGGAAGACCAGG ACTTGGATTCCCACGTCTCCTCCGCGGGATTGGGGACCATCTTGAAACCTGACGAGCCCAAGTCCCGCTCTTACTTCCAGAGCGTCTCCGTCACCAAAGTGACTCTCCCGGATGGG GCGGTGGAGGAGCGTCGGACcgtgcaggacagccagggcCGCCGGGAGACAACAGTGACTCGCCGGAGGGGGGATCAGGCCTTCATCACCACCACCAAGGAGGATGGGCAGAGCAAGGACTACCGGGAGGAGGTGGTCAACATGGATGACC GGGAGCTGGCGCAGTTCGCGGGCACGTGGCCACAGCAAGACGAGCTCTGCGCTCCCAAACTGAGCGACCCCTCGTCCGTGCTGGGCAATTTCTTCCGACGCTGGTTCTCGAGCTGA
- the HAX1 gene encoding HCLS1-associated protein X-1 isoform X2, which produces MSFYDVFRGFFGFPGRHRPRDPLFGGTAWDEEEEEDDDGPAPPQPPHDFAFGFGFSPDGTRGAFEELFRDMGELLGVFGGSWARPPPPLEPPLPGPSEGSAGRPLRDSMLKQPDAPSAVPGGPEGARDPPRPWRPFLGLDDAPPASPGPKEDQDLDSHVSSAGLGTILKPDEPKSRSYFQSVSVTKVTLPDGGSVLRAGGGGASDRAGQPGPPGDNSDSPEGGSGLHHHHQGGWAEQGLPGGGGQHG; this is translated from the exons ATGAGCTTTTACGACGTGTTTCGTGGCTTCTTCGGGTTCCCGGGCCGGCACAG GCCCCGGGACCCGCTGTTCGGCGGCACGGCGTgggacgaggaggaggaggaggatgatgacggcccggccccgccgcagcccccccacGACTTTGCCTTCGGCTTCGGCTTCAGCCCCGACGGGACCCGCGGCGCCTTCGAGGAGCTGTTCCGGGACATGGGCGAGCTCCTGGGGGTCTTTGGGGGGAGCTGGGCcaggcccccgccgcccctcg agccccccctgcccggccccagtGAGGGCAGTGCGGGGCGGCCGCTGCGGGACTCCATGCTGAAGCAGCCGGACGCTCCCAGCGCGGTTCCGGGGGGGCCTGAGGGTGCCAGGGACCCTCCCCGGCCCTGGAGACCCTTCCTGGGG CTGGACGATGCTCCCCCAGCTTCTCCTGGCCCGAAGGAAGACCAGG ACTTGGATTCCCACGTCTCCTCCGCGGGATTGGGGACCATCTTGAAACCTGACGAGCCCAAGTCCCGCTCTTACTTCCAGAGCGTCTCCGTCACCAAAGTGACTCTCCCGGATGGG GGCTCGGTGCTCCGCGCAGGCGGTGGAGGAGCGTCGGACcgtgcaggacagccagggcCGCCGGGAGACAACAGTGACTCGCCGGAGGGGGGATCAGGCCTTCATCACCACCACCAAGGAGGATGGGCAGAGCAAGGACTACCGGGAGGAGGTGGTCAACATGGATGA